A portion of the Trachemys scripta elegans isolate TJP31775 chromosome 9, CAS_Tse_1.0, whole genome shotgun sequence genome contains these proteins:
- the LOC117883341 gene encoding cytochrome c oxidase subunit 7B, mitochondrial: MLSLAKTAVRLSARGTQWIAARQSHHKSVPDFHDKYGNIILLGGALFCVSIWGYVATQTGIEWNLSPVGKVTPKEWREK, translated from the exons ATGTTGTCTCTGGCCAAGACCGCAGTGCGCCTCAGCG CTCGGGGCACTCAGTGGATTGCAGCAAGACAGAGTCACCACAAATCTGTGCCTGACTTCCATGATAAATATGGCAACATTATACTACTTGGTGGAGCCCTATTTTGTGTCTCCATTTGGGGATAT GTGGCAACACAAACTGGAATTGAGTGGAATTTATCACCTGTTGGCAAAGTTACCCCAAAAGAATGGAGAGAGAAATAG